Proteins from one Candidatus Nitrospira nitrosa genomic window:
- the aroB gene encoding 3-dehydroquinate synthase, with the protein MTVGSTVTVSLADRSYEIAIQAGLLEKLGREIKRCGLKGKVGIVTDRHVAQHYLKKTVETAKRAGLEPVSIILAPGERSKTLQTVEHILNVLARHRFERSSHLLALGGGVVGDLTGFAASIYQRGIPYIQVPTTLVAQVDSSVGGKTGVDHQLGKNLIGSFYQPRAVWIDPLTLRTLPRRQWVAGLAEVIKYGIIADESFFTYLERKMPALQKQVPQVVASVVRRSCEIKAEVVAADERESDRRRILNYGHTIGHALEALGGYTSLVHGEAVGIGLVQEADLACFQGVCAREVVDAIRRMVTEAGLSDRMPHATSTKIWKAMLHDKKVSDGQVIGVWPLRIGEVCMAPLGKDVFDRWVAESRAASINVSA; encoded by the coding sequence ATGACTGTCGGCTCAACTGTTACGGTGTCACTGGCTGATCGGAGCTACGAGATTGCCATACAAGCCGGGCTTCTGGAGAAGCTCGGAAGGGAAATCAAGCGCTGCGGACTGAAGGGGAAGGTCGGAATTGTCACGGATCGGCATGTTGCGCAGCACTATCTGAAGAAGACTGTTGAGACCGCGAAGCGGGCTGGGCTTGAACCAGTCTCGATTATCCTTGCGCCTGGGGAACGGTCCAAGACGTTACAAACGGTTGAACACATTCTCAATGTGTTGGCCCGACACCGGTTTGAGCGCTCATCGCATCTTTTGGCCTTGGGAGGTGGAGTGGTCGGAGATTTGACTGGGTTTGCCGCCTCGATCTACCAACGCGGGATTCCATATATCCAAGTGCCAACGACGCTCGTGGCGCAAGTGGATTCCAGCGTCGGAGGAAAGACCGGGGTCGATCATCAACTAGGGAAAAACCTGATCGGGTCGTTCTATCAGCCGCGTGCAGTTTGGATTGATCCGCTGACCCTGCGTACATTGCCCAGACGCCAGTGGGTCGCCGGTCTGGCCGAGGTGATTAAGTATGGGATCATCGCAGATGAATCGTTTTTTACGTACCTTGAACGAAAGATGCCTGCATTGCAAAAACAGGTTCCCCAGGTTGTGGCCAGTGTGGTGAGACGATCCTGTGAGATCAAGGCCGAGGTCGTGGCGGCGGATGAGCGAGAATCCGACCGGCGAAGAATTCTCAACTATGGCCATACAATCGGACATGCGCTTGAGGCCTTGGGTGGGTACACATCACTTGTGCATGGGGAAGCCGTCGGCATCGGATTGGTGCAGGAGGCTGATCTCGCATGTTTCCAAGGTGTATGTGCCCGTGAGGTTGTCGACGCCATTCGGCGTATGGTGACCGAGGCAGGGCTGAGCGACCGTATGCCTCATGCGACGTCGACGAAGATTTGGAAGGCCATGCTTCACGACAAAAAGGTGTCGGACGGACAGGTGATTGGCGTGTGGCCCCTACGCATTGGAGAGGTTTGCATGGCTCCGCTAGGCAAAGACGTGTTTGATCGGTGGGTGGCGGAGTCACGAGCCGCTTCGATCAACGTATCTGCTTAG
- the pilQ gene encoding type IV pilus secretin family protein: protein MKSLFSGINSILAARRFIMPCGLAIAGWIAVGEMPALADEMNGGNKPKDVMAAESQSLQYLAQTLTSIEVRPESDQVTVVIAGDGQLFPETNFLDESRLIIDVPAVSSTIRRSVVQADHYLLKKIRVGHHADKVRLVFDVPERPIYSVTRDGNKVFITLKPSERRAHAMVAGAFEKKGPSDVVLKARRGLYEPPARLVKRTARIVSPTHTHFKIQRVQMEGEAVSPEKDERSDDLVVGQTRYVGRRISLDFQQADITNILRLIAEVSGFNIVVGEGVKSKVTMKLVSVPWDQALEMLLKMNALGMIRQGSIVWVDSLANLAKQQDEEARAKDSKVKAEDLIDRVFYIRNLQAQELMTSLRQNLSPRGLMQFNAGSNALIVRDTETKLGIIRQLVEGLDLEVPQVQIEARIVQADTVYARGLGIQWGFQAGNRTPTDFFALSNLTGPFSQIAGTGSSTIDRNFLVNLPAQVGGLPAVPSIGWTFGKLGGDFALDMRLSAGELLGLSKVIAAPKITTLDKREAKISQGESIPFQTTSLQGTQTTFVDANLELNVTPQITSRDPKEESKRILMRVRATRNAVGARSNPAGPSIDRREATTQVIVRDGETMVIGGVFVDTQGNNVQGVPYLSRMPVLGWLFKNKSETVSKQELLIFLTPSIIKT, encoded by the coding sequence ATGAAATCACTATTCTCCGGCATCAACAGTATCCTGGCGGCGAGACGTTTTATTATGCCCTGCGGGCTGGCTATCGCTGGCTGGATCGCGGTCGGGGAAATGCCTGCCCTGGCGGACGAGATGAACGGCGGCAACAAGCCGAAGGATGTGATGGCAGCTGAAAGTCAGTCTTTGCAATATTTGGCACAGACCCTGACTTCGATCGAGGTTCGTCCGGAGTCGGACCAAGTTACGGTTGTCATTGCTGGGGATGGTCAATTGTTTCCGGAGACCAATTTCTTGGATGAATCGAGGCTGATTATTGATGTCCCAGCTGTGTCCTCCACCATTCGGCGTTCAGTGGTGCAGGCCGATCATTATCTACTTAAGAAGATCCGGGTGGGGCATCATGCCGACAAAGTGAGACTGGTGTTCGATGTGCCGGAACGTCCGATTTATTCCGTGACTCGTGATGGGAACAAGGTGTTCATTACCTTGAAGCCGAGCGAGCGGCGAGCCCATGCTATGGTCGCGGGAGCGTTCGAGAAAAAGGGCCCGTCAGACGTCGTTCTGAAAGCTCGGAGAGGTTTGTATGAACCGCCGGCTCGCTTAGTAAAACGGACGGCACGCATCGTAAGTCCGACGCACACTCACTTCAAAATACAGCGAGTACAAATGGAGGGAGAGGCGGTTTCTCCTGAAAAAGACGAGCGGTCCGACGATCTTGTGGTCGGGCAAACCCGATATGTGGGGCGTCGTATTTCTCTCGACTTTCAACAGGCTGATATCACCAATATCCTCCGATTGATTGCGGAGGTCAGCGGATTCAATATCGTTGTCGGTGAAGGGGTCAAGTCGAAAGTCACCATGAAGCTGGTCAGTGTGCCATGGGATCAAGCGCTGGAAATGCTCCTCAAAATGAATGCACTCGGTATGATTCGGCAGGGGAGTATTGTGTGGGTCGATTCTTTAGCGAACCTTGCCAAGCAGCAAGACGAAGAGGCACGGGCGAAAGATTCGAAGGTCAAGGCGGAGGATCTCATCGATCGGGTGTTCTATATCAGAAATCTTCAGGCGCAAGAATTGATGACCTCGCTGCGACAGAACCTGAGCCCACGTGGGCTTATGCAGTTCAATGCCGGAAGTAATGCGCTGATCGTGAGGGACACAGAAACCAAGCTGGGAATCATTCGACAGCTTGTCGAGGGGCTTGATCTTGAGGTCCCGCAAGTCCAGATTGAGGCGCGCATTGTTCAGGCTGATACGGTTTATGCTCGTGGGTTGGGGATTCAATGGGGGTTCCAGGCGGGGAACCGGACACCCACGGATTTCTTCGCGCTCTCGAATCTGACTGGTCCGTTTAGCCAGATTGCCGGAACAGGAAGCAGCACGATTGATCGAAACTTTTTAGTCAACTTACCGGCGCAGGTCGGTGGGTTGCCGGCCGTTCCATCGATCGGATGGACATTTGGAAAACTTGGCGGAGACTTTGCTCTGGACATGCGGCTATCGGCCGGGGAATTGTTGGGACTAAGTAAGGTGATCGCTGCACCTAAAATCACCACGTTGGATAAACGGGAAGCCAAGATTTCCCAGGGCGAGTCGATCCCTTTCCAGACCACATCATTGCAAGGGACTCAAACGACATTTGTCGATGCAAACTTGGAATTGAATGTCACCCCACAGATTACCTCGCGAGATCCAAAGGAAGAATCGAAGCGAATCCTAATGCGTGTGCGTGCGACTCGCAATGCCGTCGGTGCGAGGAGTAATCCAGCTGGCCCAAGCATTGACCGGCGAGAAGCGACGACGCAGGTGATCGTCAGAGACGGAGAAACCATGGTGATCGGTGGCGTCTTCGTTGATACGCAGGGGAACAACGTGCAGGGGGTTCCTTATCTGTCCCGAATGCCGGTGTTGGGCTGGTTGTTCAAGAATAAGTCTGAGACAGTGTCTAAGCAAGAGCTGCTGATCTTCCTCACGCCGAGCATTATCAAGACCTAG
- a CDS encoding pilus assembly protein PilP, which translates to MPEVPPPAPPAMETGLPTGNSQDPSQLPLAEGMTGLGYDPSGRRDPFAPIIQELQVGKTDSTLPPLQRVTLTELNLIAVVWGAYGYTAMVQTPEGHGYTVRRGTRIGQNNGVVSAVTERGIIVQERFTDVYGKKQEREHVKLLHPKEGAE; encoded by the coding sequence GTGCCAGAAGTGCCCCCTCCCGCTCCTCCCGCGATGGAAACGGGCTTGCCGACGGGTAACAGTCAGGATCCATCCCAATTGCCGCTAGCCGAGGGAATGACTGGGTTGGGATATGACCCTTCTGGGCGTCGTGATCCGTTCGCCCCTATTATCCAGGAGCTTCAAGTCGGAAAAACGGATAGCACGCTGCCCCCGTTACAACGCGTGACGCTGACGGAACTCAATCTGATTGCCGTTGTATGGGGGGCCTACGGATACACGGCAATGGTACAGACTCCTGAAGGACATGGATATACCGTTCGGCGGGGTACGCGAATCGGCCAGAACAATGGGGTGGTCAGTGCGGTGACCGAGCGCGGCATCATCGTGCAAGAGCGATTTACGGATGTGTATGGCAAGAAGCAGGAACGGGAGCATGTGAAGCTCCTACATCCCAAAGAGGGTGCAGAATGA
- a CDS encoding type IV pilus inner membrane component PilO, whose product MALPQLNLDALRSVPASQKVALLLLLVGGMIAGFYFYIAEPKSESIAALEAENTKLESEIQTLTIKVKHLDELVAASKQLEIELAKKKERLPPEEEAIMLLKQVSDLGVRLGLDIKLWRPGAQAEDPSKLFVKMPVSVEVAGVYHTAALFFDRINRLPRIITVSGLKMGSPRMEQGRFVSQTTFDLIAYAAPQEKAVSGTAQPVHAAKLAQAAK is encoded by the coding sequence ATGGCGTTGCCTCAACTTAACCTTGACGCACTCCGCAGCGTGCCAGCTTCTCAAAAGGTGGCTCTGTTGCTGCTCCTGGTCGGCGGCATGATTGCCGGCTTCTATTTCTACATTGCGGAACCCAAGTCCGAAAGTATTGCGGCCCTCGAAGCGGAGAACACCAAACTGGAGAGCGAAATTCAAACGTTGACGATTAAGGTGAAACATCTCGATGAGTTAGTCGCGGCAAGCAAGCAGCTGGAAATCGAATTAGCCAAGAAGAAAGAACGCCTCCCCCCCGAAGAAGAGGCCATTATGTTGCTTAAGCAGGTCTCTGATCTCGGGGTTCGACTCGGACTGGACATCAAGTTGTGGCGTCCTGGGGCGCAAGCTGAAGACCCGTCGAAGCTGTTTGTCAAGATGCCGGTTAGTGTAGAGGTGGCGGGAGTGTACCATACTGCCGCGTTGTTTTTTGACCGGATCAATCGACTGCCCAGAATTATCACGGTGTCGGGGCTCAAGATGGGCTCCCCTCGGATGGAGCAGGGACGGTTTGTTTCGCAAACAACATTTGATCTCATTGCCTATGCAGCTCCGCAGGAGAAGGCAGTTTCCGGAACGGCGCAGCCGGTGCACGCTGCAAAGTTGGCGCAAGCTGCTAAATAG
- a CDS encoding PilN domain-containing protein: protein MIRINLLPGTSKGRQAKPQHDVRAQAILGVGVVVVTLAGCWWYSAALDNELEARQEEKQTKEKQVAQLKEQVKQVQDFEQKKKLLEDKNRIIDQLEQSRMGPVKVLDHVSQSLDPLKVWLTKLGVASETVELEGKALTNDDVVEFVNNLRRTDYFTGINLQESKAAVENKINLYQFRLAFRLKG from the coding sequence ATGATACGGATTAACCTTCTCCCTGGCACGTCGAAAGGGCGGCAAGCAAAGCCGCAGCATGATGTTCGGGCCCAAGCAATCCTTGGTGTGGGGGTAGTCGTGGTTACGCTGGCCGGTTGCTGGTGGTATTCCGCCGCGCTGGACAACGAGTTGGAAGCCAGGCAAGAGGAGAAGCAGACGAAGGAAAAACAGGTTGCTCAACTGAAAGAGCAGGTCAAGCAAGTTCAGGATTTTGAACAAAAGAAGAAACTCCTTGAAGACAAAAATCGGATCATTGATCAGCTTGAACAGTCAAGAATGGGACCTGTGAAGGTGCTCGACCACGTCAGCCAGAGTCTCGACCCGCTCAAGGTGTGGCTGACCAAGCTGGGTGTTGCTTCAGAAACGGTTGAGTTGGAAGGAAAGGCGCTCACCAACGATGATGTGGTGGAATTCGTGAACAACTTGCGCCGAACCGATTATTTTACCGGTATTAATCTGCAAGAAAGTAAGGCTGCAGTGGAGAATAAAATTAACCTCTATCAATTTCGGTTGGCATTTCGCCTAAAGGGATAA
- the pilM gene encoding type IV pilus biogenesis protein PilM, which yields MLSSLKKLVETDVISMLTPRRQLVGLDIGSSAIKVAQLKESKGRYFLQKFGVKPLEPEVIVDGTVMDEGRVVSAIQELFEETNIKNKHVAVSISGHAVIVKKISLPPMPDEELEGQVKLAAEQYIPFDINEVNIDFHVLPPDPTSDGQGDMAVILVAAKKDKINELTELVKTARLIPMVMDVDAFAIENMHGINYPLAQEETTALVNLGASVMNVNIIRAGSSLFTRDIPLGGNRYTEAIQREMGLSFEEAEESKKKEGSGEATGMSVGNVLDSVNAEVASEIARTVDYFKTSGANADLNRVLVCGGVAKAKGLIQQLSDRMQVPVEIADPFAEIDTTGCEMDPDLLAELAPSAAVGVGLALRAVGDR from the coding sequence ATGCTGAGTTCATTAAAAAAGCTTGTTGAAACAGACGTTATCTCAATGTTGACTCCCCGTCGGCAACTTGTGGGGCTTGATATTGGGTCAAGTGCGATTAAGGTCGCACAACTCAAGGAAAGTAAGGGACGGTACTTTCTTCAGAAGTTCGGGGTGAAACCGCTTGAACCAGAAGTGATTGTCGATGGGACCGTGATGGACGAGGGGCGCGTGGTCTCGGCTATTCAGGAGCTATTTGAGGAAACAAACATCAAGAATAAGCACGTCGCCGTCTCAATTTCTGGGCATGCCGTGATCGTAAAAAAGATAAGTCTTCCCCCTATGCCGGATGAAGAACTTGAAGGTCAAGTGAAGCTGGCAGCCGAGCAATATATCCCCTTCGATATCAACGAAGTCAATATCGATTTCCATGTGTTGCCCCCGGACCCGACAAGCGATGGCCAGGGGGATATGGCGGTGATTCTTGTCGCGGCGAAGAAGGACAAAATCAATGAGCTGACGGAGTTGGTGAAGACTGCTAGGCTCATTCCGATGGTCATGGATGTCGATGCGTTCGCCATCGAAAATATGCACGGGATCAACTATCCATTGGCACAAGAAGAAACAACTGCCTTGGTCAATCTCGGCGCCAGTGTGATGAATGTGAACATTATACGTGCTGGCTCCTCTCTATTTACCCGAGACATTCCGCTGGGTGGGAATAGATACACAGAAGCGATTCAACGGGAAATGGGGCTCTCATTTGAAGAAGCGGAGGAAAGTAAGAAGAAGGAGGGAAGTGGGGAAGCCACTGGAATGTCGGTCGGTAACGTCCTGGATAGTGTAAATGCCGAGGTGGCTTCCGAGATTGCTCGAACGGTGGATTACTTCAAAACCTCCGGTGCTAATGCCGATCTCAATCGCGTACTTGTCTGCGGTGGTGTTGCCAAGGCGAAAGGACTGATTCAGCAGTTGAGTGATCGAATGCAAGTCCCAGTGGAAATTGCTGATCCCTTCGCCGAGATCGATACCACTGGGTGTGAGATGGACCCAGATCTCCTTGCGGAGCTTGCGCCATCAGCGGCGGTTGGGGTTGGGTTGGCCTTACGAGCAGTGGGTGACCGATGA
- a CDS encoding MerR family transcriptional regulator, with product MNIKGGVLSVNTEGKKRIDNKSTEGIKANQVCQLFDISKATLFRWEREGVIARPARDWRNWRLYTPKNVDEIEKVICARKRVV from the coding sequence GTGAATATTAAGGGTGGCGTGTTGAGTGTAAATACTGAGGGTAAAAAACGTATCGATAATAAGAGCACTGAGGGAATCAAGGCGAATCAGGTATGCCAATTATTCGATATTTCCAAGGCCACATTGTTCCGATGGGAACGAGAAGGGGTGATTGCACGACCCGCACGCGATTGGAGGAATTGGCGACTCTATACACCGAAAAACGTGGATGAAATCGAGAAAGTCATTTGTGCTAGGAAACGCGTCGTGTAG